From a single Mycolicibacterium mengxianglii genomic region:
- a CDS encoding VOC family protein: MNDPLDVLRADDPPVAPDPQFAARLRRRLESALNLPAGTEGVIMSGTDTAIADLATTVAQQLPRPAALPYLTVQDARAAIAWYVDTFGATVVGDPIVMDDKRIGHAELTLSGGTLYLADEYPEMGLTAPSPGATSVSLMLAVPDTDAILRRAHDRGARVEREPYENHGSRSASIIDPFGHRWMLTGPVTGAATPIQHGDVGYVSMWTPDKTRAAAFYHHLLGWAVDPDTGQVTNTDQRIGIVEAGRSTLSCCYAVTDLEGARQSILAHGGDVGAQQEFDFGTVLEATDPQGAPFAVLRPNPGTPRPELNGTGPGELSYITYEVPDAAAFRSFYSGLMFWAFEPGRVEDGWQIRGTHPMAGVAGGSPQPTTVPMWTVDDIDTAVTRVREAGGSVLQEPSRQPYGRMAECTDDQGGRFYLGEF; the protein is encoded by the coding sequence ATGAACGATCCCCTCGACGTGCTGCGCGCCGACGACCCCCCGGTCGCGCCGGACCCGCAGTTCGCCGCGCGCCTGCGCCGCCGCCTCGAGTCGGCGCTCAACCTGCCCGCCGGAACCGAAGGAGTCATCATGAGCGGCACCGACACCGCGATCGCAGACCTGGCCACCACCGTCGCCCAGCAACTCCCCCGCCCCGCTGCCCTGCCGTACCTCACCGTGCAGGACGCGCGAGCAGCCATCGCCTGGTACGTCGACACCTTCGGCGCGACAGTCGTCGGCGATCCGATTGTCATGGACGACAAGCGCATTGGCCACGCCGAGCTGACGCTCTCGGGCGGCACCCTGTACCTGGCCGACGAGTACCCGGAAATGGGGTTGACCGCCCCGTCGCCGGGCGCGACGTCGGTGAGTTTGATGCTGGCGGTTCCCGACACCGATGCCATCCTGCGCCGGGCCCACGACCGCGGCGCACGCGTCGAACGTGAGCCCTATGAAAACCACGGTTCCCGCAGCGCCAGCATCATCGATCCGTTCGGGCACCGCTGGATGCTCACCGGCCCGGTCACCGGCGCCGCCACGCCGATCCAGCACGGCGATGTCGGCTACGTGTCGATGTGGACTCCGGACAAGACCCGGGCCGCCGCGTTCTATCACCACCTGCTCGGCTGGGCCGTCGACCCCGACACCGGCCAGGTCACCAACACCGACCAGCGCATCGGCATCGTCGAGGCGGGCCGCAGCACCCTCTCGTGCTGCTACGCGGTCACCGACCTCGAGGGCGCCCGGCAATCCATCCTCGCCCACGGCGGCGACGTCGGCGCGCAGCAGGAGTTCGACTTCGGCACCGTGCTCGAGGCCACCGACCCGCAGGGCGCGCCGTTCGCGGTGTTGCGGCCGAACCCGGGAACTCCGCGACCGGAGCTCAATGGGACTGGGCCAGGCGAGCTTTCGTACATCACCTACGAGGTGCCCGACGCCGCGGCCTTCCGGTCCTTCTACAGCGGGCTGATGTTCTGGGCCTTCGAGCCCGGGCGTGTCGAGGACGGCTGGCAGATCCGGGGCACCCACCCGATGGCCGGGGTGGCCGGCGGCAGTCCGCAGCCGACGACGGTGCCGATGTGGACGGTTGACGACATCGACACCGCCGTCACGCGGGTGCGCGAGGCCGGCGGATCGGTGCTGCAAGAGCCCAGCCGGCAGCCCTACGGGCGGATGGCCGAGTGCACCGACGACCAGGGTGGCCGGTTCTACCTGGGTGAGTTTTAG
- a CDS encoding NAD(P)/FAD-dependent oxidoreductase, protein MGIVIVGGGLAATRVAEQLRRAEYTGPVTIVSDEVHLPYDRPPLSKEVLRAQVDDVTLKPMEFYDENNITLLLGSAATTIDGDAKTVRLDNDALLPYDDLIIATGLTPKRIPSLPEMEGVRVLRTVDESLALRKHAGEAHRAVVIGAGFIGCEVAASLRGFGVDVVMVEPQPAPLASVLGAQIGNLVARLHRAEGVDVRTGIGVAEIVGGGTPERVEKVVLSDGSAIEADLVVVGIGSRPATDWLEGSGVAVDNGIICDNVGRTTVPHIWALGDVASWQDATGHQARVEHWSNVAEQARVLVPSLLGKEPPQAVVVPYFWSDQYDVKIQCLGEPEADDIVHLVEDDGRKFLAYYEREGALVGVVGGGMPGKVMKVRAKIAAGAAISEVLG, encoded by the coding sequence GTGGGAATAGTCATTGTGGGAGGTGGGCTGGCAGCGACACGTGTCGCTGAGCAGCTGCGCCGCGCGGAGTACACCGGTCCGGTCACCATCGTCAGCGACGAGGTGCACCTGCCCTACGATCGGCCGCCGTTGTCGAAGGAAGTGCTGCGCGCTCAGGTCGACGACGTGACGCTCAAGCCGATGGAGTTCTACGACGAGAACAACATCACGCTGCTGCTCGGATCCGCCGCCACCACCATCGACGGTGACGCCAAGACGGTGCGCCTCGACAACGATGCGCTGCTGCCCTATGACGACCTGATCATCGCAACCGGCCTTACACCCAAGCGAATTCCGTCGTTGCCCGAGATGGAGGGCGTGCGGGTACTGCGTACCGTCGACGAGAGCCTGGCGCTGCGAAAGCATGCCGGGGAAGCGCACCGCGCCGTGGTGATCGGCGCCGGTTTCATCGGATGCGAGGTGGCGGCCAGCCTGCGGGGCTTCGGAGTCGACGTGGTGATGGTCGAACCGCAGCCGGCTCCGCTGGCCTCGGTGCTCGGCGCGCAGATCGGCAACCTGGTGGCCCGCCTGCACCGGGCCGAAGGGGTGGACGTACGCACCGGGATCGGCGTCGCCGAGATCGTCGGGGGCGGTACGCCGGAACGAGTCGAGAAGGTGGTGCTCTCGGACGGCTCGGCGATCGAGGCCGACCTGGTGGTGGTCGGTATCGGCTCCCGGCCGGCCACTGACTGGCTCGAGGGCAGCGGCGTGGCCGTCGACAACGGCATCATCTGCGACAACGTGGGCCGCACCACCGTCCCGCACATCTGGGCCCTCGGTGATGTGGCGTCCTGGCAGGACGCCACGGGACATCAAGCGCGCGTGGAACATTGGAGCAACGTGGCCGAGCAGGCCCGGGTGCTGGTGCCGTCGCTGCTCGGTAAAGAGCCGCCCCAGGCCGTTGTGGTGCCGTACTTCTGGAGTGACCAGTACGACGTCAAGATCCAGTGCCTGGGTGAGCCGGAAGCCGACGACATCGTGCACCTCGTCGAGGACGACGGCCGCAAGTTCCTGGCCTACTACGAACGCGAAGGTGCGCTCGTCGGCGTCGTCGGCGGCGGTATGCCCGGCAAGGTGATGAAGGTCCGGGCCAAGATCGCCGCAGGCGCCGCCATCTCCGAAGTCCTCGGCTGA
- a CDS encoding Lrp/AsnC family transcriptional regulator — protein MDRLDDTDELILAELAAHARATFAEIGERVNLSAPAVKRRVDRMIDSGVIRGFTTVIDRQALGWTTEAYVQVYCHGTISPGQLRAAWVNMPEVVSAATVTGTSDAILHVLARDMRHLEDTLEQIRSSGDIERSESIVVLSNLIDRTPPGS, from the coding sequence ATGGATCGGCTCGATGACACCGATGAACTGATCCTCGCCGAGCTCGCCGCGCACGCCCGCGCGACGTTCGCCGAGATCGGCGAACGGGTCAATCTGTCCGCGCCGGCGGTCAAACGGCGGGTGGATCGGATGATCGACAGCGGGGTGATCCGGGGCTTCACCACAGTGATCGACAGACAGGCACTGGGCTGGACCACCGAGGCCTACGTGCAGGTGTACTGCCACGGCACCATTTCGCCGGGCCAGCTGCGGGCGGCCTGGGTGAACATGCCCGAAGTCGTCTCCGCCGCGACCGTCACCGGCACGTCCGATGCGATCCTGCACGTACTCGCACGCGACATGCGCCATCTGGAAGACACTTTGGAGCAGATCCGGTCCAGCGGTGACATCGAACGCAGTGAAAGCATCGTGGTGTTGTCCAACCTGATCGACCGGACGCCACCGGGCAGCTGA
- the ddaH gene encoding dimethylargininase, whose translation MTISDIASDITPVERVPTLRHYAMTAPTHFTVEYAINPWMDTSNPVDPALAAAQWEELRQTYLRLGHTVDVISPEPGLPDMVYAANGGLVVGDTAVVARFRFAERAGEADAYAAWLTAAGFRPRFTEHINEGQGDLLVVGSKILAGTGFRTDVAAHAEIAELTGLPVVTLELTDPRFYHLDTALAVLDDTTIAYYPPAFTDASRATLTSLFPAAIEVNSADAYVLGLNVVSDGRHVVLPSAATGFAAELRAFGFEPIGVDLSELLKGGGSVKCCTLEIYRDPR comes from the coding sequence ATGACGATCTCCGATATCGCCAGCGACATCACCCCCGTCGAACGGGTCCCCACCCTGCGCCACTACGCAATGACCGCGCCCACCCACTTCACCGTCGAATACGCCATCAACCCCTGGATGGACACCAGCAACCCCGTCGACCCGGCCCTGGCCGCCGCACAGTGGGAAGAACTGCGGCAGACGTATCTGCGCCTGGGCCATACCGTCGATGTGATTTCCCCCGAACCCGGCCTGCCCGACATGGTGTACGCCGCCAACGGCGGACTGGTGGTCGGTGACACCGCCGTCGTCGCGCGCTTCCGATTCGCCGAACGGGCAGGCGAGGCCGACGCCTACGCTGCGTGGCTGACGGCAGCGGGATTCCGGCCGCGGTTCACCGAGCACATCAACGAAGGCCAGGGTGACCTCCTGGTCGTCGGGTCGAAGATCTTGGCGGGCACCGGATTTCGCACCGACGTGGCCGCCCACGCCGAGATCGCGGAGCTGACCGGGCTGCCGGTGGTCACGTTGGAGCTGACCGACCCGAGGTTCTACCACCTCGACACCGCACTGGCGGTGCTCGACGACACCACCATCGCCTATTACCCGCCGGCGTTCACCGACGCCTCGCGCGCCACCCTGACAAGCCTGTTCCCCGCGGCCATCGAGGTCAACAGCGCCGATGCCTACGTGCTCGGCCTCAACGTCGTCTCCGACGGCAGGCATGTGGTGCTGCCCTCGGCGGCCACCGGGTTCGCCGCCGAGCTACGGGCATTCGGTTTCGAGCCCATCGGCGTCGACCTGTCCGAACTGCTCAAAGGCGGCGGATCGGTCAAATGCTGCACCCTGGAGATCTACCGTGACCCTCGTTGA
- the rocD gene encoding ornithine--oxo-acid transaminase yields the protein MTLVDAGSADALALEDRYTAHNYSPLPVVAASADGAWITDVEGRRYLDCLAAYSAVNFGHRHPAITAVAHAQLDTVTLVSRAFHSDRLGPFCAALARLCGKELVLPMNSGAEAVESGIKVARKWGTDVKGVPAGEANIIVAENNFHGRTISIVSFSTDESARSGFGPFTPGFRTVPFGDPDAIAAAIDENTVAVLLEPIQGEAGIIVPPADYLPRVRDICSRHRVLMIADEIQSGLARTGRTFACDHWDVVPDVYLLGKALGGGVMPLSAVVADADVLGVLHPGEHGSTFGGNPLAAAIGTTVVELLATGEFQSRSATLGTRLHDRLRALIGSGVLAVRGLGLWAGVDIDPALGTGKHLSHLLAQHGVLVKDTHGSTLRFAPPLVITEEEIDWAVEQFTAVLAEERAHRASVR from the coding sequence GTGACCCTCGTTGATGCCGGCAGCGCCGACGCGCTGGCCCTGGAAGACCGCTACACCGCACACAACTACTCCCCGCTGCCCGTCGTCGCGGCCAGCGCGGACGGCGCCTGGATCACCGACGTCGAAGGCCGCCGTTACCTCGACTGCCTGGCGGCCTACTCGGCGGTCAATTTCGGGCACCGCCACCCCGCCATCACGGCCGTCGCGCATGCGCAGCTGGACACGGTCACACTGGTGAGCCGCGCCTTCCACTCCGACCGGCTCGGCCCGTTCTGTGCCGCACTGGCCCGGCTCTGCGGCAAGGAGCTGGTGCTGCCGATGAACAGCGGCGCCGAAGCAGTGGAAAGCGGCATCAAAGTCGCCCGCAAATGGGGTACCGACGTCAAGGGCGTGCCTGCCGGTGAAGCGAATATCATCGTGGCGGAGAACAACTTCCACGGCCGCACCATCAGCATTGTCAGCTTCTCCACCGACGAGTCCGCCCGCAGCGGCTTCGGCCCGTTCACCCCGGGTTTCCGGACGGTGCCGTTCGGCGATCCTGACGCCATCGCTGCGGCCATCGACGAGAACACCGTGGCGGTGCTGCTCGAGCCCATCCAGGGTGAGGCCGGCATCATCGTGCCGCCGGCGGACTATCTGCCCCGGGTGCGCGACATCTGCAGCCGCCACCGCGTCCTGATGATCGCCGACGAGATCCAGTCCGGGCTGGCGCGTACCGGGCGGACGTTCGCCTGCGACCACTGGGACGTGGTGCCCGATGTGTACCTGCTGGGCAAGGCGCTCGGGGGCGGGGTGATGCCGCTGTCGGCCGTCGTCGCCGACGCCGACGTCCTCGGCGTGCTGCACCCCGGCGAGCACGGGTCGACGTTCGGGGGCAATCCGCTGGCCGCTGCGATCGGCACCACCGTGGTGGAGCTGTTGGCCACCGGCGAATTCCAGTCTCGCTCAGCGACATTGGGCACACGGCTGCACGACCGCCTGCGTGCCCTGATCGGCAGTGGTGTGCTGGCGGTTCGCGGGCTGGGACTGTGGGCCGGGGTGGACATCGATCCGGCCCTGGGCACCGGCAAGCACCTCAGTCATCTGCTCGCGCAGCACGGTGTGCTGGTCAAGGACACCCATGGCAGCACCCTGCGCTTTGCTCCACCTCTGGTCATCACCGAAGAAGAGATCGACTGGGCAGTCGAGCAGTTCACCGCAGTTCTGGCCGAGGAACGGGCGCACCGCGCTAGCGTGAGGTAA
- a CDS encoding amino acid permease, which translates to MTSSNGGGPSIGLVGQMIRRRPVAGAPVAHGAADHLKRSIGTFQLMMFGVGATVGTGIFFVLAEAAPEAGPAVIISFVIAGVAAGLSALCYAELASSVPVSGSTYSYAYTTMGEFVAMGVAACLLLEYGVSVAAVAVGWSGYLNKLLHNLFGFQIPQALSAAPWDDPSGVVNLPSVVLIALCALLLIRGASESALVNSIMVIIKLGVLGLFVVIALTAYNADNFAGFMDAGWHGVTAAAATIFFSFIGLDAVSTAGDEVKDPQKTMPRAIIGALLIVASVYVLVAFAGVGSQPAAEFGSEEQASAGLAVILENITGSTWASTTLAAGAVISIFSVTLVVMYGQTRILFAMGRDGLLPSLFAKVNLRTMTPVNNTVIVAVVTGILAGFIPLTHLLDMVSIGTLVAFIVVSLGVIILRVREPDLRRAFKVPLYPVTPVVSVLACIWVLSGLHWITWVWFGIWVSVALVFYLLWGRHHSALNDGGDGGVLTATPGAEDAP; encoded by the coding sequence ATGACCTCATCCAATGGCGGTGGGCCGAGTATCGGTCTCGTCGGGCAGATGATCCGCCGACGCCCCGTCGCCGGGGCACCCGTCGCGCATGGCGCTGCCGACCACCTCAAGCGAAGTATCGGCACGTTCCAGCTGATGATGTTCGGCGTCGGCGCCACGGTGGGCACCGGCATCTTCTTCGTGCTGGCCGAGGCCGCACCCGAAGCGGGACCGGCGGTCATCATCTCGTTTGTGATCGCGGGTGTGGCGGCCGGCCTGTCCGCACTCTGTTACGCCGAGTTGGCGTCCTCGGTCCCGGTGTCCGGTTCGACCTACTCCTACGCGTACACCACCATGGGTGAGTTCGTCGCCATGGGCGTGGCCGCGTGCCTGCTGCTCGAGTACGGCGTCTCTGTCGCTGCGGTCGCGGTCGGGTGGAGCGGTTATCTGAACAAGCTGCTGCACAACCTGTTCGGGTTCCAGATTCCGCAGGCGCTGTCAGCGGCACCGTGGGATGACCCCTCGGGTGTGGTCAATCTGCCCTCGGTGGTGTTGATCGCGCTGTGCGCGCTGCTACTGATCCGCGGCGCCAGTGAGTCGGCACTGGTCAACAGCATCATGGTGATCATCAAGCTCGGGGTGCTCGGGTTGTTCGTGGTGATCGCCCTGACGGCGTACAACGCCGACAATTTCGCCGGCTTCATGGACGCCGGCTGGCATGGCGTCACCGCGGCGGCGGCCACCATCTTCTTCTCGTTCATCGGGCTGGACGCGGTGTCGACTGCCGGCGATGAAGTCAAGGATCCGCAGAAGACGATGCCGCGCGCCATCATCGGCGCGCTGCTGATCGTCGCGAGCGTCTATGTCCTGGTGGCGTTCGCCGGTGTGGGCTCACAACCCGCCGCGGAATTCGGCTCCGAGGAGCAGGCCAGCGCCGGGCTGGCGGTCATTCTGGAGAACATCACCGGAAGCACCTGGGCCAGCACCACTCTGGCTGCCGGAGCGGTGATCTCGATCTTCTCCGTCACGCTGGTGGTGATGTACGGGCAGACGCGCATCCTGTTCGCCATGGGTCGCGACGGTCTGCTTCCTTCGCTGTTCGCCAAGGTGAACCTGCGCACCATGACCCCGGTCAACAACACCGTCATCGTGGCCGTGGTGACCGGCATCCTGGCCGGCTTCATTCCGCTGACCCATCTGCTGGACATGGTGTCCATCGGCACCCTGGTCGCGTTCATCGTCGTCTCGCTCGGTGTCATCATCCTGCGAGTGCGTGAACCCGACCTGCGCCGGGCATTCAAGGTGCCGCTGTACCCGGTCACCCCGGTGGTGTCGGTGCTGGCGTGCATCTGGGTGCTGTCCGGGCTGCATTGGATCACCTGGGTGTGGTTCGGCATCTGGGTGAGCGTGGCACTGGTGTTCTACCTGCTGTGGGGCCGGCACCACAGCGCGCTCAACGACGGCGGTGACGGCGGGGTCCTCACCGCCACGCCCGGTGCCGAGGACGCCCCGTGA
- a CDS encoding universal stress protein has product MTVVVGYLAGKDGVSALHLGIEMARSLHTSLTISTVVPRPWLTPSPARIDAEYAHWAQQLAADSRREATRDLPPLAEGLDVHFHTIQHRSVSGGLVRAVEELNADALVLGSAAGNRRGQVVIGSTADRLLHSCPVPLAISSRGFRGCESGCLSRVTVGYPGTPEAMPVVQRVAALTDKLDVPMRVVTFAVRGRTMYPPEAGLHAEDSILAEWADLARNTLARLRVDGIVGEAVELQVVTGNGWGQALAAVEWLDGEILALGTTPRPTLSTVFLGSRGTKIVRHSPVPVLVLPS; this is encoded by the coding sequence GTGACCGTCGTGGTGGGCTACCTGGCCGGAAAAGATGGCGTGTCCGCGCTTCACCTCGGCATCGAGATGGCGCGTTCCCTGCACACGTCGCTGACCATCAGCACCGTCGTACCACGTCCCTGGCTCACCCCGTCGCCGGCCCGCATCGATGCCGAATACGCGCACTGGGCGCAGCAGTTGGCCGCCGACTCCCGTCGCGAGGCCACCCGTGACCTCCCCCCGCTCGCCGAGGGGTTGGACGTCCACTTCCACACAATCCAGCACCGATCGGTGTCCGGCGGGCTGGTTCGGGCGGTCGAGGAGCTCAACGCCGACGCGCTGGTGCTCGGTTCGGCGGCCGGTAACCGGCGCGGCCAGGTGGTCATCGGTTCGACGGCGGACCGGCTGTTGCATTCCTGTCCGGTCCCGCTGGCGATCAGCTCCCGCGGTTTCCGCGGCTGTGAGTCCGGGTGTCTGAGCCGGGTCACCGTCGGCTACCCGGGCACCCCGGAAGCCATGCCCGTCGTACAGCGGGTCGCCGCCCTCACCGACAAACTCGATGTGCCGATGCGGGTGGTGACCTTCGCCGTCCGCGGCCGCACCATGTATCCGCCCGAGGCCGGGCTGCACGCCGAGGACTCCATCCTCGCGGAGTGGGCCGATCTCGCTCGGAATACGTTGGCGCGGTTGAGGGTCGACGGCATCGTCGGCGAAGCGGTTGAGCTGCAGGTGGTCACCGGCAACGGGTGGGGTCAGGCGCTGGCCGCCGTGGAGTGGCTCGACGGCGAGATCCTGGCACTGGGTACCACACCGCGCCCCACGCTCAGCACCGTGTTCCTGGGTTCGCGCGGCACCAAGATCGTGCGGCACAGCCCGGTGCCGGTACTGGTGCTTCCGAGTTAG
- a CDS encoding mycofactocin-coupled SDR family oxidoreductase, whose translation MAADRPLEGRVAFVTGAARGQGRAHAIRLANDGADIVAIDICGPVTSSITYPPATSEELAETVREVEATGRKVLAREVDVRDLPAQQQVVADAIEQFGRLDILVVNAGILSWGRMFEMSEEQWDSVIQVNLSGAWRTVRAAVPAMIEAGNGGSIIMVSSSAGLKATPGNGHYSASKHGIVAITNALSLEVGEFGIRVNSIHPYSIDTPMVERDAMMEVFSQHPNFLHSFAPMPLHPVNHAGKKGLQEFMTPEEVSNVVAWLASDESMAISGSQIAVDRGVMKY comes from the coding sequence ATGGCTGCTGACCGACCGTTAGAGGGACGGGTCGCATTCGTGACGGGGGCCGCACGTGGCCAGGGTCGCGCGCACGCGATCCGGCTGGCCAACGACGGCGCCGATATCGTCGCGATCGACATCTGCGGGCCGGTCACCTCGTCCATCACCTACCCGCCCGCCACATCGGAGGAACTCGCCGAGACGGTGCGCGAGGTCGAAGCCACCGGTCGCAAGGTGCTCGCGCGTGAGGTCGACGTCCGCGATCTGCCGGCCCAGCAGCAGGTGGTCGCCGATGCGATCGAGCAGTTCGGCCGCCTCGACATCCTGGTGGTCAACGCCGGCATCTTGAGCTGGGGCCGGATGTTCGAGATGTCAGAAGAGCAGTGGGACAGCGTTATTCAGGTCAACCTCTCCGGGGCGTGGCGGACGGTGCGGGCGGCGGTGCCAGCGATGATCGAAGCGGGCAACGGCGGCTCGATCATCATGGTCAGCTCGTCGGCGGGGCTGAAGGCCACCCCGGGCAACGGCCACTATTCGGCGTCCAAACACGGCATCGTCGCGATCACCAATGCGTTGTCGCTCGAGGTGGGGGAGTTCGGCATCCGCGTCAACTCCATCCACCCGTACTCGATCGACACCCCGATGGTGGAACGCGACGCCATGATGGAGGTGTTCTCCCAACACCCCAACTTCCTGCACAGCTTCGCGCCCATGCCACTGCACCCGGTGAACCATGCCGGTAAGAAGGGCCTGCAGGAGTTCATGACGCCCGAGGAAGTGTCCAATGTCGTCGCCTGGCTGGCGTCGGATGAGTCGATGGCGATCTCCGGTTCACAGATCGCCGTCGACCGCGGTGTGATGAAGTACTAA
- a CDS encoding cutinase family protein — translation MLRRLAARRLAVVTSTVAVSGAAFISGAAGTAAAEPMCPDVHWIGAAGSGERGPEASTNAGMGRVMYQSFLDFQQQAAQQGETVTGEAVVYPATEVPLDGGLLDWAGFIESVDEGTQALAGQYTRFVQQCPSSKVVLAGYSQGAMVVHRNLQALDASPNLSAALLIADGDRRPEDPTLNLGSAAATPDTRLGVAQDWPILAHAPAPLPVTVGRRTISVCDYGDAVCDYDPEADDVTPQSVAVHTSYARGSYDWVAPLNQLVAMAPAPATPALADPALPVNPPAPVTGA, via the coding sequence GTGTTACGTCGTCTTGCTGCTCGTCGTCTTGCTGTAGTTACCAGTACCGTCGCGGTCTCCGGCGCGGCGTTCATCAGCGGTGCTGCCGGTACCGCGGCCGCCGAGCCGATGTGTCCCGATGTGCACTGGATCGGCGCCGCCGGCTCCGGTGAGCGTGGGCCCGAGGCGTCGACGAACGCCGGCATGGGCCGCGTCATGTACCAGTCCTTCCTCGACTTCCAGCAGCAGGCCGCTCAGCAGGGCGAGACCGTCACCGGCGAAGCCGTGGTGTACCCGGCCACCGAAGTGCCCCTCGACGGCGGGCTGCTCGACTGGGCCGGTTTCATCGAAAGCGTGGACGAGGGCACCCAGGCGCTGGCCGGCCAGTACACCCGATTCGTGCAGCAGTGCCCGTCCAGCAAGGTGGTGCTCGCCGGCTACTCCCAGGGCGCGATGGTGGTGCACCGCAACCTGCAGGCACTCGACGCCAGCCCCAACCTGTCTGCGGCGCTGTTGATCGCCGATGGGGACCGGCGGCCCGAGGACCCCACGCTGAACCTGGGCTCAGCCGCAGCCACCCCGGACACCAGGCTGGGCGTCGCGCAGGACTGGCCGATTCTGGCCCACGCACCGGCCCCGCTGCCGGTGACGGTCGGGCGGCGCACAATAAGCGTGTGCGACTACGGCGACGCGGTGTGCGACTACGACCCCGAGGCCGACGATGTGACGCCCCAGTCAGTGGCGGTCCACACCAGCTATGCCCGGGGCAGCTACGATTGGGTTGCGCCGTTGAACCAGCTTGTGGCGATGGCGCCCGCCCCGGCGACGCCTGCCCTGGCCGATCCCGCACTTCCGGTGAACCCGCCGGCGCCCGTCACCGGCGCCTGA
- the tuf gene encoding elongation factor Tu, whose product MAKAKFERTKPHVNIGTIGHVDHGKTTLTAAITKVLHDKYPELNESRAFDQIDNAPEERQRGITINISHVEYQTEKRHYAHVDAPGHADYIKNMITGAAQMDGAILVVAATDGPMPQTREHVLLARQVGVPYILVALNKADMVDDEELIELVEMEVRELLAAQDFDEDAPVVKVSALKALEGDEKWVKSVEELMDAVDESIPDPVRETDKPFLMPVEDVFTITGRGTVVTGRVERGVINVNEEVEIVGIRPGTTKTTVTGVEMFRKLLDQGQAGDNVGLLVRGVKREDVERGQVVVKPGTTTPHTDFEGSVYILSKDEGGRHTPFFNNYRPQFYFRTTDVTGVVTLPEGTEMVMPGDNTDISVKLIQPVAMDEGLRFAIREGGRTVGAGRVTKILK is encoded by the coding sequence GTGGCGAAGGCGAAGTTCGAGCGGACGAAGCCGCACGTCAACATCGGGACCATTGGTCACGTTGACCACGGCAAAACCACGCTTACCGCAGCAATCACCAAGGTTCTGCACGATAAGTACCCGGAGTTGAACGAATCGCGCGCATTCGACCAGATCGACAATGCGCCCGAAGAGCGTCAGCGCGGTATCACCATCAACATCTCCCACGTGGAGTACCAGACCGAGAAGCGTCACTACGCACACGTTGACGCCCCCGGTCACGCTGACTACATCAAGAACATGATCACCGGTGCCGCCCAGATGGACGGCGCAATCCTGGTGGTCGCCGCCACCGACGGTCCCATGCCCCAGACGCGTGAGCACGTGCTGCTCGCCCGCCAGGTCGGCGTGCCCTACATCCTGGTCGCGCTGAACAAGGCCGACATGGTTGACGACGAAGAGCTCATCGAGCTCGTCGAGATGGAGGTCCGCGAACTGCTGGCCGCCCAGGATTTCGACGAGGACGCCCCGGTTGTCAAGGTGTCCGCGCTGAAGGCACTCGAGGGCGACGAGAAGTGGGTCAAGTCCGTCGAAGAGCTGATGGATGCGGTGGACGAGTCCATCCCGGATCCGGTCCGCGAGACCGACAAGCCGTTCCTGATGCCCGTTGAGGACGTCTTCACGATCACCGGTCGTGGCACCGTCGTCACCGGTCGTGTCGAGCGTGGCGTGATCAACGTGAACGAGGAAGTCGAGATCGTCGGCATCCGCCCCGGCACCACCAAGACCACGGTCACCGGTGTCGAGATGTTCCGCAAGCTGCTCGATCAGGGCCAGGCCGGCGACAACGTTGGTCTGCTGGTTCGTGGCGTCAAGCGTGAGGACGTCGAGCGTGGCCAGGTTGTGGTCAAGCCCGGCACCACCACGCCGCACACCGACTTCGAGGGCAGCGTCTACATCCTGTCCAAGGACGAGGGTGGCCGTCACACGCCGTTCTTCAACAACTACCGGCCGCAGTTCTACTTCCGTACCACGGACGTGACCGGCGTGGTGACCCTTCCTGAGGGCACCGAGATGGTGATGCCCGGTGACAACACCGACATCTCCGTCAAGCTGATCCAGCCCGTCGCCATGGACGAAGGCCTGCGCTTCGCGATCCGCGAGGGTGGCCGTACCGTCGGCGCCGGCCGCGTTACCAAGATCCTGAAGTAG